ttcagaGTAAAATTTGGGTCATGAAACAAAACCAGTTGAGAAATACTATAATGCACTACCATTCAAGAGTTTctgtttgtttgggtttttttttttttttttttaagaaattgatacttttattaaaaaaggatgcattcaattgatcataggtaacagtgaaaacttttacattgttacagcACAACTTTTGTCAACATTGATAaattaatgtttcttgagcaccaaatcggcatatttgaatgattgctgaaggatcatgtgacattgaagaccggagtaatggctgctaaaactatcagctttgccattattaatcatattaaaatagaaaactgttattttaaattgtaattaaattTTACTGTAATCTTGCATAAAGAGAATTTCACCGTTTGCAATCAAAACTATTATAACAAGCTTTACCCATTCATCCACTCAATACATCTATTTCTTCTCCATTAGCCACTagtaatattttacagtattaagGTTTTACTGtctttttggtcaaataaatgcagcttggTGAGTATAaggacttctttcaaaaacacttaaaatgaaatcatattcatatccaaacttttgaatggtagcgtaGCTATGGCAAGAGTGTCTAGCTGAGTTTAGCTCAAAATCCTAACCAAACACAACCGAACAAGGTAATTAAGGTGTTCAGAATTACTTGTAAATTACAGGTGAGTtacattgttgttgttataCTCAAATCAAATATGCTTGAAAATAACAATTATAAAGCTCTTCAGTGGACACTAATGAGGTGTTTTCTCAGTGTTTTCTCAATGTTTTCTGATGTTTTCTCTGTTGCAGTACGGTGTTGTTGATGAACCCGGCTGAGGTGCCTGCTGAGTTCCTGTCTGTGGCGGAGCAGCTCAGTGGAGCGGAGGTCTCACAGAGAGAGAGTAGCTTTACACTCATTAAACACAGCTTCCAGGCAGTGCTCGGAACTAAATATCCACTACAGACTATCAGCAGTGCTCTACAGGTACCTGTTTTAATGGGCTCCGAAAGACTTGAGTTGATACAGAGTGAACGAGTGCATCAGATTATGACTAAGTGTGTGAAGTGTGGGCGTATCACTTTGTGGGAGTCAGGAAGTGTGTGATCTAATGGGGGGAGGGGGTTGATAACTGGATGTGTGACCAAATGACGCATATGTGGGTTGGTGGGTGGCTAATGGAGAAGAAATAGACGGATTGAGTGGGAGTAATATAGGGGTGAAGCTTGTTATAATAGTTTTGCTTGCAGAACAAAATTTTGTTGAAATTTATGTGAGATAACTTAGAAGTAATCTCACATAAGAAGTTAGAATCAGAGGAAACTGCATTTGAAACACAGTTAAACATTCATCAAATGCTGACTTTAAATGACTTGCAACTACAGAAGAGGATATATGACTGAGTTGGTTCCTTTTCAGTGCCTTGGTGATGATGAGTTGGCACAGATCCTGTCCTCAGTGAGTGACCTTCTAGAGTCTGCAGCGGCCATGACGGATATAGCTAAAGCTCGGGAACATGTAGAGGGTGGTCTGGAGGCGCTGCGAGAAAAACTTGGCATACCAGCCTCCAATGGCACGATGTCGGATGGTACAGTCTCACTTACTACTTCTAGTCCACCTCACAAACCCTAAAGAGACAAAGAAAGATTTCACTTTCTAAATCAGTGGGACGGGGTCCGCTAGGGCGCTTTCAAACTTCCATGTGGCCCCAATCTTAGAATTATTTAAATTCAGTTATATTAACATAATCTTAATTTAAATGCTTTCATTATACCATCAACTACTATTTACTAGCTATCAATAATTTGAATGAAGTATAAGATACTGTACATACACACATGGATTATGCTGCATCATAGACTATCTGGCCCAAGTATATGGAAACCTTCTGTTTAAAGCATGTGGCTATTTCAGCCAACATCTCAACAAACATTTTAGTAGAATTGCAGAATGACAATGCGCCTGTTCGCAGAGCGAGGATTGAGGATTAAAAATTGAAGTGGTTTACTCACATACTCTATATGATGGGGGAGAACTTGACTGGCTTGCTTAAATACCAATCCCACTGACCACCTGTGAGATGAATTAGAACCTCAGCTGCAAACCAGGCTCCATTACCCATCACATTACATTCTGTTGATTAAATAGGATCAAATCCCTGTAGCCATGTTTCCCATAAGAATGGAAACTGTTATAGCAAACTCTCTATTAATGCCAATGGCTATGaaatattttggtcatacttttGGCCATTTGAATTTGTGGTTCACATCCTATAGGGTTTCATGGTTGTTGCTTGGTGACATGCTACTCAATTTGTCTGGGCAGTGGTAGTACATATTACCTGGCACCGACTCTTAGAAATTTAACCAAGATGGATGGCCAACATGAAGCAATAAAACTGATGGCATGATTTTTCGGCTTGGGAAACAGTGGTGTGTTGGGTTTGGAGTGGGCTGGTGATTAATGAGAAAGTCTTTGTTGTGTTTGTGTCACTAGGGGTTCTTCAGACACTCAGCCTTCCAGCAGCCAAGTGCTACACCTTCCATTGGGACAAGGATAATTTTGGTAGGACACTGAATTCAAGCcattcccattttttttttttttttttttttttttttgccatggcTTATTCAATCATTTGTTTGGCTGTTTTTGGAATTATAAACATTAGAAGATTAATTTCCAGTCactttaatttagtttaaaatatCATTAAGGGGTTTCATGAGTTGGAAGTTAATCCTCCAGCTAATAATGACCCTCTGAGTCATGATTTTCCATCTTGTTTTTTGCTAGATGTTCTAAACGACCTTCTAGACATAGAGTCTGAATCGACCCTATCTCAAACATCTGAGGGCATGGAGGAGGAGGATGATGTTGACAATGTTGATGTGGAAGATGATGAATATGATGACTTGGAGGGGTTTGTTTCAAATGGTTGCACTAACTATCGGGCATCAACTTTCTCCACTGTCTCCTCCCTTTCCACTGCCTCCAAAGACTCCATGTTCTCCACACTGTCGGTCGCCTCCTCCGAATACTCTCCCCTCTCTACGCTTTCATCCTCATCTCAAGCTTCGGGCACAGATAGTGACTTCTGTGAGGACGCAGAGGAGGACTGTCTGAGCACAGCGTCAGTGTCCAAGGCCAAAACCACCGCACGACTTTCCAAGCGCCTCTCACGACTCTTCAAACCTCGTAGCAGCAACCCTCTCTGTCGAGCCAAGAGCCTGGGCAGCCCTGAGGCTAAAGATTTAGTAGTGGTCGTCCGCTCGAAGAGATCCAATTCTCTGCCACAGCAGGTACGGCTACGGAGCTCTGATGCTGGGTTCCCAGTGCCCCCCCTCTCGCAGTTGCAATACGTTTGCTACAGGAGAAGACCCATTCTGAGTAGTGATGATGAGGAAGGGCCAGCAGGGGCCACTACGCTCAGAGTGGTGGTGTTTGGGGCAGATCATGTGGCAGGGAGGGTTGCCCGTGCCTATGGCAGTCTaaggaaaagagaaagagactgTCCGCACCTCACCAAAGCTTTCAGGATGAAGTTTTTCTTTGTGCCTGTAAGGAGGGATACAACTCCAGCCAACTCTTCTTTGAAGAACTCTGGTTCTTCTCTGCAGCTCTCAGCAAGTCCACTGAAACCAGCCGTCTCTAGCATTGTGAGTGAAATTACAACTTTACTTTGGTTTTTGCGTGTACATTAAGGTATGCGTATAGTGCCTTTGTAAAATAATTTTGCCATCTGCATAATATGCCTGTAGCCTACTTGTGGGAGGGGGTTCTTGCAAttctagttaaaaaaaaaacaaaaaaaaaaacaaaacaattttatCGTTAAAAACATCTGGAGAAAAATAGTGCAGACATTGGACAACGATAAAACTTACTAATATGCTTGTATCTACTGCCTGTGTTTGCGCACACTATCAAATGGTGTTTATTAAGCTTTCAGCTGCATTCAGAAGTTTTTGTGTCAAAACTGAAGTATAATTTGGGCTTAAGGCTTTGTTCATCAGGCATTAGGCTTTAGAAGCGACTGACTGTCTGCAAAAATCTCATCCATTTGTACAGACGCATATACGCTGCAGCTAAATTGTCACTTCTCTAATTCCCATTCTGTACACAGAATTTTACTGGCATGACAACACATTCAATGACCAAATtcacttacaaaaaaaatagGTAGAGACAACTGAATTTAATCTGCAAAGTGTGTGTACAGAACCGATCTGAACAACtagtttttaatgaaaagtaCATCACATTGTGTGCCTCTCTTCTCCAAACAATTCACAGGGAGAGAAGTATGTCTTGACTCCTTTGTAAATTTTGTCGCAAGTGTGTTGCTCTACACCATAGCTCTCACCAGCCCTGCAGTAAATGCAACTACTAAATTTCCTATGATCAAAAGTAGCAAACAACAAATTGCGTAAACTTTTGTCATTCATGTTTCTTGCATGTAGCCGCAAACCATTGCTGTAATTTTCACTGCGTCAATCATTACAGTTTCACATGTGGTTCCTGTATTCCGTACATACTTGAATCACCAATTTAGGAGATTTACTCACGCATTTAAATGTAGTTATCACTCTCACAACTTTTAGTGTGTATGGGCCATTGCTTAAATGGACATCAAACAACATCTATGATggtgttaaagggttaattcacccaaaaatgaaaataatgtcattaattactcaccctcattgtcgttctacacccataagaccttcgtcattgctgtctatagaggcctcactgagccatcagatttcatcaaaaatatcttaatttgagttctgaagataaacgaaagccttacgggtgtggaacgacatgagggtgagtaataaatgacattattttcatttttgggtgaactaaccctttaagctgatCTAGCTGGTATCCCAGTCTGGCTAAGACATTCTGGTCTCTCTTGATGGTTTTAGGCATTTAGGCTTTTTTCAGCAGGTGATGCTGGGACCAGCTACATACCAGCTTAGCTAAGTTGGGAGACagctagacaaaaaaaaaaaaaaaaaccttaaaccTAAGGTTTCAGCAGGCATATGGATGTAGATTTTTGCTCCTGGTCTAAGCTAAGCTTTGATCCCTAATAAAGTCCTACATGACTTGTACACACTTACATGTCTAAACAAAGATGATTTTGTCTTCATTCATtgttaaattgataataatTTATCGACAGGATCTTAGTGTGAATGGGACGGAGGACAGCACTAATGACATAGCTAATCTGCTGGGAATGCTGGATCCCTGGTATGAGCGTAACACTCGGAGCCTGCTGGACCTGCCCGTTAATGTGGTGTGCCAGGTGATACTCTCACGTCCACACAAACTCATTCACATGAACAGAGAATACAGTCATATCCAAATAATCAGTAAGAAGAACAAACATCAGTAAACCTTTCATTCTATGGCAAGCAGTTTTTGGCAggctcacacacgcacacacaaaaaaaacacatccCATAAAACCACTCATTTGAGGAACTTGcatgtgtgaaagtgtgttttGAGTTGTTTTGATTATCAccatggccaaaaaaaaaaaaaaatctgatcaaATGACTGACAAAcagtatatatttaaatcaaatgTTCTTGCCTTAACAGCAAACATCGAAGATTGATTCAGACTTGTCTGAGGGCACAGCTGAGGAGCGTTTACCGATATTTGCTGACCTGGTTCTCTATTACTGCCGCCATGCCGCCCGCCCTGCCCTCATTCAGCTTTATCAAGCAGAGGTGAATAAAAACAAGCCATTTCCTCATTCTCTGGCAGTTTTGGTCATAGATTTTAAAGTTGTGCCATAAAAGTTGCATAGACtttttagttatttataaaTCTATAATTATAGCCTGTCAGGCAATATGTGGAGCATCTTTCTGCAATGGGTtctgtgttttttaaaaaagtgttttttcacTGCAGAAATTGTTTAAGACATCATGTTCTATGATATCTACATACATTTTTAGATGTTTCTTGGTTTCTTGGACAACTACAGTATTTCATTCATCTTTTCTGGATTGTTTTGTAACTTGTCTTGCATCTTATATGACCATGATGCAATCCAAAGGTTTCACAAAAGTTTCATTCTTATTCTTGACTATAGTTGACACTAGCTGGAGGAGAGAGACGGACTGAAGTGTTTATTCATTCTCTGGAGCTGGGCCACACAGCTGGTACAAGAGCCATCAAGGCCATGGGTAAGTGTGAACAAACATCATATCAGTTCAGATGTTTGTATCTATGAATGGCCAATTTCACATTATTTGATGATGTTTGCTTAGTATGCTTTCCTTTCAGAAACGTTTTTTCCCCCTTTGGGTTTATTAAAGCAATCACCAGGACAATATTCCTTTCTAAGCACATATACACAGATGAGCCAAAATATTATGACCACCTGCCTAATATTTTATTGGTCCTGTACGTGCTGCCAAAAACAGCGGCGATCCACCAAGGTTCTATAAGACCCCTGAaagtgtgctgtggtatctggcaccaagacatTAACAACAGATCCTTCAAGTCCTGTAGTTATGAGGTGAAGCCACCGTGGATTGAACTTGTTGGTCCaacacatcccacagatgctcaattggattgagatctggggaatttggaggccagagCAACACATTGAACACACTTGTGAAGGGTTGTGCCTGTTctgcaacaatgtttaaataGGTGGCATATGTCAAATTTACGTCCACATGAAAGGCTGGACCCggggtttcccagcagaacactgCCCAGAGAATCACACTCCCTCCACCGGCTTGTAATGGGCCGGAATAATGGGCATTGATTACAAAAACTAATTTGTTTTCTTACCATCTAATCTACCCAGTCCTTAAAATGTGGCCTTGCTAGGAGATGATCAATGATATTTACATCACCTGTgactggtcataatgttttggctcatcagtgTACATGCTCACTATTTACACTGTTTGCTCCTGTTTCTTTGCTATCTAGCAACCCTGTAAAATCACTCTTTCATAATTCTGTCTGCATATAGAGATCAAAGTGGAGCATGACATTGTGTTGAATCGCTGACACAAGTTATGCAAAATGCGTTTAGTGTGTTTCTCTTCACATGTTATCACTGTGCAGCTTGCTATTGTCTGCATAATTAACTGAagtattttttttgtagtaGCAGATCTTCCCTTCTCAGAAGTTAAGTTATTTTAGAGCAACAGAAGCAGCTTTAAATTCAGACTAATCAAAAATGTTTATacgtcattaaaaaaaaaggaagaagaaCTTTTCAGATCCTGTTATAATAGCTGTATTGTGTTTTGCTGTAGTTAATGTGATTAACTTGACTTCTTTTCTAAAGAATcaaatctttttattatttttcagggGCTGCCAGTAAGAGATTTGGCATTGATGGAGACCGTGAGGCTGTTCCCTTGTCACTGGAAGTGACTTACAACAGAGTAAGATGAACAATTCCAgtgttttgattattattattattatttttttttaatgacaatcaattttaattttaatgtaagtAATCCAATTTTCATTCATCCTCTCTTTTTTGTCTTTACATTTAGATACATATCAGTGGCAGAAGTCAGAAGACAATGTCAGAAAAGTCCTGCACCTCCATAAACCTGCTAAAAGCCTGCAGGAATCCTGAGGAACTAGGTAGAAAATTACACTGAACTCACTATAGACAGAACTTTTAAAAATTTACTTTAATGAGGAATGataaacaaatttaaatttaatgaaaTGATGAATGAAATGAATTGATATGCTTATGGACTGTAAAATCCAACTGAGTGCAACTATCCAGATTctggaaaaaaaactaaaaacattcattttctccatacgggaattcatttttaattaaaacttgAGCTACGAGGATGTTTATCATTTGTATATGCTTTGTTGAACCcatcaattattttaatttatgttttaaatagttGTGTATACACATATGTTTTAACATATGTTTATTgttcacttttattttgattgtgatTTGCAATGCTTAATGGGATTGTACCTCTTCACAAATTATCTCATATATGAATATTTGCTTGTACTGCATTCAAATGCAGCCAAgatattcctttttttttccccccgcAGGTTTGATTGTTAGTGCATTTAAATCTAAATCAGCCAAGTCACAAGTGCttcattcatttctttttctttagaTTCTAAAATGGAGTGCCTTCATTTGACAATGACAGAAGTGCTGAAGAGACAGAACTCTAAATCAAAGAAAGGCTACAATCAGGTGAGCAGGAAGGAAGTATGGGAGAAAACTGAGCTGCGGTTTAAACAGCCCGAAACAAACTTAGCGCAAACACCTACAGTTACTTCTCTCATGTGGTTTCTGCAGCGATGTATAGCAGTCgacaaacaacaacattttttttaccaaGAGCAAACATCTTGGTTTTTATGTAACTGTTTCTATACCAGTTTACACGACATGGCTCTTGTTTTTACACCTTTGTGTTTTTGGTGTCAGTCGTACTTTCACTTTTACAGTGACAGTGGTTACTCTTTGGTTCACTTACACCACACACTGACTGTACTTTATCTTGTTTTGTTAtcatttgaaaagaaaatataCTGTTTGTTGCAAAtgtttgaaaaacaaacaaacactcaaaACACCATTAACAATGCTCTTTCATACTCTCATAGATTAAGCTAAAATGTTTATGAATATGAAAGTTATTCAGGAGTTTCATGTAacagtattttaatgttttatttagatAATGTTGTTTTCTAATAAAATTTTGTTCGTATTTCAGCAACTGACCACCACACAAGTAAAAGTGGATAAGGTTCAGGTTAGCGGAACTTGCAACACCACCTTTGCAGTTTGTCTGGACCAAGATGAGAAGAAAATTTTACAGAGTGTGACCAGgtacagtttgtttttgtttgctttttatgctaaagtttcacaaaatataaatataagactttggcatatatatatatatatatatatatatatatatatatatatatatatatatatatatatatatatatatatatatatatatatatatatatatatatatatatatatatatatatacatatttgaattattttctgAAGGCTCATGAGACATTGAAGTCTGGAGTAATGGCAGCAGCTTTGCCatcttaaattacatttaaaaaatatattaaaatagtaaacagttattttaaactataatgatatttcacaatata
Above is a genomic segment from Chanodichthys erythropterus isolate Z2021 chromosome 21, ASM2448905v1, whole genome shotgun sequence containing:
- the pik3r5 gene encoding phosphoinositide 3-kinase regulatory subunit 5; protein product: MQHTSCTEDRIQHALERCLDGLRPSESLAQSWSAGWCMNRWSLEELVKRDPDNFLILLQQILRKAKEVQQECHYELVAPLALMFESTLLQMPLCPSNGEILTEACEVFHGFLAWPEPYCSVCRNLLSTLHQELRAPGISYHRLVREEQGLAISTQRSKIITVLLMNPAEVPAEFLSVAEQLSGAEVSQRESSFTLIKHSFQAVLGTKYPLQTISSALQCLGDDELAQILSSVSDLLESAAAMTDIAKAREHVEGGLEALREKLGIPASNGTMSDGVLQTLSLPAAKCYTFHWDKDNFDVLNDLLDIESESTLSQTSEGMEEEDDVDNVDVEDDEYDDLEGFVSNGCTNYRASTFSTVSSLSTASKDSMFSTLSVASSEYSPLSTLSSSSQASGTDSDFCEDAEEDCLSTASVSKAKTTARLSKRLSRLFKPRSSNPLCRAKSLGSPEAKDLVVVVRSKRSNSLPQQVRLRSSDAGFPVPPLSQLQYVCYRRRPILSSDDEEGPAGATTLRVVVFGADHVAGRVARAYGSLRKRERDCPHLTKAFRMKFFFVPVRRDTTPANSSLKNSGSSLQLSASPLKPAVSSIDLSVNGTEDSTNDIANLLGMLDPWYERNTRSLLDLPVNVVCQQTSKIDSDLSEGTAEERLPIFADLVLYYCRHAARPALIQLYQAELTLAGGERRTEVFIHSLELGHTAGTRAIKAMGAASKRFGIDGDREAVPLSLEVTYNRIHISGRSQKTMSEKSCTSINLLKACRNPEELDSKMECLHLTMTEVLKRQNSKSKKGYNQQLTTTQVKVDKVQVSGTCNTTFAVCLDQDEKKILQSVTRCEVSVCYKPDSSTDWTKGRVFSSQTQPLHPTFCSLLCLPVATFSGPQP